The nucleotide sequence GCTGCCCAGAAGAAGAACGGGCCATTCGGCGCCGTACCGCCGTGGATTGGTTACGTTTTCGTGCTTGAAGAGACGGAAGAGACCGAGAAGCTGAACAGGCAGTCTCACGCGCTGTTCGAGACCGATCCGGCTTTCAAAGGGATGTCGTACACCCAACGTTACCAGGAAATGATCAGCCGCTTCGTGGGCGAGAACGTCTATGACATCGGGTGGTTCATCACTACCCAGCGGGCGGAGAACGGCAACATCACCTACAAGGAGCCTCTACCGACGGCGACTGCGCGAACCTTGCAGGTGGCCATCGAAGGCCGAGTCAAGCTGGTGAAGGCCATGCTTGGTGAGTGAGTCGTACGCCCCTTTCCTCCAGAGGAGACCTGGAGGAAAGGGGCGTACGCGCGTCTGTTCCGGAGAGCTGTGGACGGCTCTAACCGGGAAGCCCAAGGTCCTTCAGGTAGGTGAGACGGGCGTTTATCGCCGCTGAGAAGTGCCGCCAGTCGAGGCTTTCCACCAGCTCGATGGGCTTGGGGTTCTCGGCCGAGGACGTGACGTAGCACGCGGCGTCGTAGAGCTGTTCGGCCATGAGGCGCTCGCAGAAGATCCCGAACCGATCCTGGTATGAGGTGCCGTGCCAGATCTCGTCGGAGGGCAGGGCGCCCTTCGCGGTCTTGACCGGCCTCCGGGAGCCTTCGCCGTCCTGCATTATGAAGAAGTAGCCGAGCCAGGGCTTCTCCTTCGGGTACAGCTCGGCGAGGGCTGCGCGGCGGAGGTCCACAGCGCTGCCGAGTGCTTCCTCTACCCGGTTGTTGTAGTTGTTGCCGAACGACGGCCCTCCGAGCGCCTTCATCTCGAAGGCTGCGACGAGTACGCCCTGGTGAACGACTACGAGGTCCCACTGTTTCTGCGGCCGGTAGTAGCCGGGCAGCTCCAGGCCCTGGGACTTGCTGACGCGGATGCTCTCGGGCGGGAAGCCTGCATCCAGGAAGAACTTCGCCAAGAGGGTCGCGATCACATCGAAGTGCTTGCCGCCGCGTACCGATCCGGCTGTGCCGGCGCCAACCGCGGCTTTGATCGCGGACTGCTCGTTCTGGAGCTGTTTCGCACCCCAGTAGGCCGCAATGGCGTCTTCGAAGTCTTGGCGGGTGACCGTCAAGATCCGTTCCTCCCTAGTCAGGCAGCTCGGCGAGTCCGTAGACGCGAAGCGCGGCCTCCGTGGCGGCCTTCACGTCGCGCTTGTCGAAAGCCTCTGCAAGGGCAACCCGGTCGCTCTCGCTGATCGCTGCGGGGTCGGGCACGCGGATCTTGCGGAGGTACTGCGCCTGGAACCGGAGAGTCCCCCCTCGCATCTTGACCGCGTACGCCTCCACGAACGCTTCCGCGACCTTGGAGAGCAGCAGACCACCGAGTACGCGCATGTCCCAGACGTCCGAGACGATGAAGTACAGGTTGTGGTGAGGGTACAGCTCACCTTCGTCGAGAACCGGATGGATCGTCAGCTTCATGTCCGGAAACAGCAGCTTGGGGCGCCCTGCCAGACGGTGATCGACCTTGTCGATGGTCTTGTACCAGCGTTGGGGCTGCTTGACCGCGATGTAGCGCTTACGCAGGGCGGCACCGTGCTCTTCGAAGTACTTGAAGAGCCGGGGGTGTGCGGTGAGGTTTACGAGGTCGCCGTCGGTAGTCCATGGGTTGACCAAATAGGTGCCGTGCCAGTTCAGCGTCCCGCTGGTGGTGTCACGGACCATAGCCATCGGCAATAGCCGGTCACGTTCGACGAGGCTGTCGTCGTCCGTGAGGAAGACCTTGTCGGCGCCGGTGGCAATGCCGATGCCGACGCGCGTTCCGGTCTTGCCGTCCTCCAGCAGCCGAAAACGTTCGGTCAGTTCCTCCAGGGTCGCCAGCCTGGCTGGGGACGCTGCCGGCCACGAGTCCTCGTCCGGGAACCAGTGCGGCATGCGCGCGGCCTGGAAGGCGGCGGTAGTGATCGACTCCGACGTGCCCTTCGTGTACCAGTCGGCGAAGTCGTGGGCCTGAGTGCTTCCGAACGCGCGCGTGGTGTCTGCTGCCACTGCCTCACCTTGGGCACGGTTTGAGATGATCGTGATTGCCGGATAGGCCGAAACTTGATCATCGAAGGCGTCCACGTCGTGCATGACGAGCGCCAGATCCATGCTGAAGCGACGCTTCACCAACTGCCGGAGCTGACGGCCGTACTGGTTCCGCATCCAGCGGTCCGCGCAGATGAAGCCCAGCTGACCTCCGGGCTTGAGACTCTGCAGCGCGGTCTCGTAGAAGCCGATGTAAATGTCAGCTCGGCCGCCCATCGTGGGACAGGCGCTGCGATAGGCGGCCATCCGATGGTCGGGGACATGTTCAAGACGAATGTACGGAGGGTTGCCCACCACGTAGTCGGCACGGTGATCGGCGTCGGACTGCAGTAGGTAGTCGCCTTCTTCGACCCACGCTGCTGCCATTTGCTGGGCTTCCTCAGCTTGCCATCCCTCGTCTACCAACTGCTTTTCGACGACGGCACGGCTTTGTTTCACGTTGCGCTCCAGTAGGTCTAGAGCACGAACCGCTGCGAGTGCGTCTCCGAGGGGCCGATTGTGAGTGCGGCAGGAGGCGCTGATCCGCGATGCCACAGCCGTCAGAAAGGCTCCCGATCCGCACGCTGGCTCCACGAGCTTCACGTCGCAGAGATCCTTGTCGGCCGTGTAGCCGAGGGCGTCGAGG is from Streptomyces sp. NBC_00370 and encodes:
- a CDS encoding PaeR7I family type II restriction endonuclease; amino-acid sequence: MTVTRQDFEDAIAAYWGAKQLQNEQSAIKAAVGAGTAGSVRGGKHFDVIATLLAKFFLDAGFPPESIRVSKSQGLELPGYYRPQKQWDLVVVHQGVLVAAFEMKALGGPSFGNNYNNRVEEALGSAVDLRRAALAELYPKEKPWLGYFFIMQDGEGSRRPVKTAKGALPSDEIWHGTSYQDRFGIFCERLMAEQLYDAACYVTSSAENPKPIELVESLDWRHFSAAINARLTYLKDLGLPG
- a CDS encoding Eco57I restriction-modification methylase domain-containing protein translates to MATPLFPDTDLHGLPALPADAVEHGEVFTRRWVVDLILDALGYTADKDLCDVKLVEPACGSGAFLTAVASRISASCRTHNRPLGDALAAVRALDLLERNVKQSRAVVEKQLVDEGWQAEEAQQMAAAWVEEGDYLLQSDADHRADYVVGNPPYIRLEHVPDHRMAAYRSACPTMGGRADIYIGFYETALQSLKPGGQLGFICADRWMRNQYGRQLRQLVKRRFSMDLALVMHDVDAFDDQVSAYPAITIISNRAQGEAVAADTTRAFGSTQAHDFADWYTKGTSESITTAAFQAARMPHWFPDEDSWPAASPARLATLEELTERFRLLEDGKTGTRVGIGIATGADKVFLTDDDSLVERDRLLPMAMVRDTTSGTLNWHGTYLVNPWTTDGDLVNLTAHPRLFKYFEEHGAALRKRYIAVKQPQRWYKTIDKVDHRLAGRPKLLFPDMKLTIHPVLDEGELYPHHNLYFIVSDVWDMRVLGGLLLSKVAEAFVEAYAVKMRGGTLRFQAQYLRKIRVPDPAAISESDRVALAEAFDKRDVKAATEAALRVYGLAELPD